The following are encoded together in the Lactuca sativa cultivar Salinas chromosome 1, Lsat_Salinas_v11, whole genome shotgun sequence genome:
- the LOC111893546 gene encoding putative receptor-like protein kinase At5g39000 yields the protein MYTHNIISLDTKTSDQALPRQPKIKQLDHLKIPLQVIKNCTQDFDERNFIGKGGYGRVYTGILSWVDCINQLVAVKRLDVTGFQGNKEFLTEVTMLSQYQHENIVTLIGFCNDNNEMILVYEYANNGSLDTYLRDTTISGGLPWRQLLKISIGVASALDYLHNHVAEKHRIIHRDVKSANILLDENWNAKLSDFGMSRIGLANQQNTFVITNLAGTHGYCDPQYERTGFLTKESDVYSFGVVLFEVLCGRLACVYNYNDERRFLHHLARSCYKNGELDKIIDHGFRKDIKPRTLFKFSTIAYRCLQETREARPTITEVAFQLKDAMKIQLQDEIFLD from the exons ATGTATACTCATAATATAATTTCACTGGACACTAAAACTTCAGATCAAGCGCTACCTAGACAACCAAAG ATAAAGCAGCTAGACCACCTCAAAATCCCCCTACAAGTAATTAAAAATTGTACACAAGACTTCGACGAAAGAAACTTCATTGGGAAGGGTGGATATGGAAGGGTCTACACAGGGATTCTCTCCTGGGTGGATTGTATAAACCAGCTAGTTGCTGTAAAACGGCTAGATGTCACTGGATTTCAAGGTAACAAGGAGTTCCTCACTGAGGTCACAATGCTTTCACAGTATCAACACGAGAACATTGTAACCCTTATAGGGTTTTGTAATGATAACAATGAGATGATTCTTGTGTATGAATACGCAAACAATGGAAGCCTTGACACATATTTACGTGACACTACTATATCGGGTGGACTTCCATGGCGACAACTCCTCAAAATCAGCATTGGTGTTGCTTCAGCGTTGGATTATCTTCATAACCATGTGGCAGAAAAGCACAGAATAATACATCGTGATGTAAAAAGTGCCAACATTTTGTTAGATGAGAATTGGAACGCAAAACTTTCAGATTTTGGTATGTCGAGGATAGGTCTAGCAAATCAACAAAACACCTTTGTGATCACTAATCTTGCTGGCACACATGGTTATTGTGACCCACAATACGAAAGAACTGGTTTTTTAACAAAAGAATCAGATGTTTATTCGTTTGGTGTGGTGTTGTTTGAAGTTTTATGTGGAAGGCTGGCGTGTGTTTATAATTATAACGACGAGCGACGATTCCTCCATCATTTGGCTCGGTCCTGCTACAAAAATGGAGAGCTAGACAAAATTATTGATCATGGATTTAGGAAAGATATCAAACCAAGAACATTGTTCAAGTTTTCAACTATTGCATATCGATGCTTGCAGGAGACTCGGGAAGCACGACCTACTATTACTGAGGTTGCATTCCAACTTAAGGATGCCATGAAAATTCAA